In one window of Zingiber officinale cultivar Zhangliang chromosome 11A, Zo_v1.1, whole genome shotgun sequence DNA:
- the LOC122031796 gene encoding ell-associated factor Eaf-like, giving the protein MLNNDGEPASAPQPDMWYDLRLGSSLQDNSSTKFCTLRYEFKPASIDKSQPGSLHKNKENRITVEFRNNQPGKQNVSFEGSSEDYKDNDGVLFFDGETFRLERLHRAVKRLRHVRLPGDHASAVNISSAPPSSGTATESRSPPVGRMAKMQVPNKTAVHPIHVEVERIDIGVPESQGSRPKEKSVVNESVPVNPSPTSPDRKSSELENIDNIDIFGDDDGGTPNNEVFGQDEHGGFDINITNQNDTDDEIADVDVSDEADEGLNAAEALRAQANAADGQQQETESSSSSDRSSGSGSSSGSGSSSSDSDGSNDDSASSGGDVDI; this is encoded by the exons ATGCTGAACAATGATGGCGAGCCTGCATCTGCTCCACAACCTGATATGTGGTATGACCTACGACTAGGTTCCTCCCTCCAAGACAATTCATCAACCAAGTTTTGCACACTTCGAT ATGAATTTAAGCCTGCATCAATTGACAAGAGCCAACCTGGATCATTGCATAAGAATAAGGAGAACAGAATAACTGTAGAGTTCCGTAATAATCAGCCTGGAAAACAAAATGTTTCCTTTGAGGGAAGTAGTGAGGATTACAAAGACAATGATGGAGTTCTGTTTTTTGATGGAGAGACATTTAGGTTGGAACGGTTGCACCGTGCAGTTAAGAGGTTGAGGCATGTGCGATTGCCTGGTGACCATGCTTCAGCAGTTAACATTTCATCTGCACCGCCCTCATCTGGAACAGCCACAGAGTCTCGTTCTCCTCCAGTTGGAAGGATGGCAAAAATGCAAGTGCCAAATAAAACAGCAGTGCATCCAATTCAT GTTGAGGTCGAACGAATTGATATAGGTGTACCAGAAAGTCAAG GTTCCAGACCCAAGGAAAAGAGTGTTGTTAATGAATCAGTTCCAGTTAATCCGTCACCTACTTCTCCTGATAGGAAATCGTCTGAATTAGAGAACATTGATAACATTGATATTTTCGGTGACGATGATGGAGGAACGCCGAACAATGAAGTTTTTGGGCAGGATGAGCATGGAGGATTCGACATTAATATCACAAATCAAAATGATACCGATGATGAGATCGCCGATGTCGATGTAAGTGATGAGGCAGACGAAGGGCTAAATGCTGCTGAAGCTCTACGAGCTCAGGCTAATGCAGCGGATGGGCAGCAGCAGGAGACAGAGAGCTCCAGCAGCAGCGACAGAAGTAGCGGGAGCGGAAGCAGCAGTGGGAGCGGAAGCAGCAGCAGCGATAGTGATGGAAGCAATGATGACTCAGCTAGCTCCGGTGGTGATGTGGATATTTAG